Within the Longimicrobium sp. genome, the region CCGTCCTTGGGAAGGTAGTCCGCCGCGCCGGCCTTCATCAGCGCCACCGCCACCCGCTCGTCGCCCTGGCCGGTAAGCATCACCACCGGCGCGTTCACCCCGGCCGCGCGGATGGAGCGCAGCAGGGTGAGGCCGTTGCCGCCGGGGAGGTTGTAGTCCAGGAAGACGCAGTCGTACCCGCCGGCCACGGCCAGCGCCAGCGCCTGGGGGACGGCTTCGGCCTCGTCCACCGCCGCGTCCACCCCCGCGCGCAGGAGCGCACGGCGGATCGCCATCCGGTCCACCCGGTCGTCGTCCACCACAAGGATGCGCAGCCGCGGCTGCGCATCTTCGGTGGCGACGGCGGGCGGATCCAGCGGCTCGGTCACGGCATCTCCACGAGCGCCCAGTACTTGTTGAGGGAGGCCATCGTCTCGCAGAAGTTGCTGAAGGTGACGGGCTTCAGCAGGTAACCCGCCACGTGGAGGTTGTACGCCTCCACCTTGTCGCGCTCCGCGTCGGAGGTGGTGAGCACCACTACGGGGGTGGGGCTCAGCTCGGGGTCCGCGCGCAGCTCGCGCAGGAACTCGATGCCGTTCATGCGCGGCATGTTGAGGTCGAGCAGTACCAGGCGGCGGGTGCGCGGCAGCTCGTCGCCGCGCAGCATCTCCAGCGCTTCCAGGCCGTTCCCCGCCACGAAGAGCGGGTTGGAGATGTTCCCCTTTTTGAAGGCGCGGCGGATGTTCATCACGTCCACCTCGTCGTCCTCCACCAGCAGGATGTTCAGCAGCTTGTCACTCATTCCCGGTGCTCTCCTCATGCGCCTGGGGCCACAGGAAGCGGAACGTGCTCCCCGCTCCCTCTTCCGATTCCACCCACACCCGCCCGCCGCGGCTCTCCACCAGCTTCTTGACGATGGAAAGCCCGATCCCCGTTCCCTCCACCTTGTCGCGCGCTTCGAGCATCTGGAAGATCCCGAAGATGCGCTCGTGGTACTCCGGCGCAATCCCGGGGCCGTTGTCGATGACGGCGAACTCGCACATCCCCTCCGCCGACTCGCGCGACTCCACCCGCACCAGCGGCGCGCCGCCGCGCGCGTACTTCACCGCGTTGCCTATCAGGTTCATGAAGACCTGCTGCAGCGGCAGGCGCTCGGTGTGCACCACGGGCATGCCGGCGGCCACCTCCACGCGCACCCCCTCGGGCGGCGCAATCAGCTCCACCACTTCCTCCACCAGCTCCGCCGTGTCCACCCGCACCGCGCGCTCCTTCATCCGCCCGGCGCGCGAGTACTGCAGGATTCCCTCGATCAGCCCCTCCATGCGGTGCACCCGGCCGCGCAGCAGCTCCAGGTGCTCCTTCACCTCGGGGCCCACCACGCCCTCCAGGTCTTCCTCGATCCAGGTGGAGATGTTGCTGATCCCCCGCAGCGGCGCCTTGAGGTCGTGGCTGGCGACGTAGGCGAACTGGTCCAGCTCGCGGTTGCTGGTCTCCAGGGCGCGCGCGGTCCGCGCCAGCTCCTGGGCTTTGCGCTCCACTTCCTGGCGGGCGTGCACCTGGTCGGTGACGTCCACGGCGTGGATCAGGATCCCCCCCACCGAGCCGTCGGCGTCGGGGAGGGCCTGGAAGACGAAGTTGAAGAACCCCTCTTCCAGCTTCCCCTGCCCCGTGCGGTCCAGCAGGGCGGGGGTCTCGTTGCCCACGTGGGGCTCGCCGGTGGCGTAGACGCCGTTCAGCATCTCGATGAAGCCCTGCTCCACCACCTCCGGGATGGCCTCGCGCAGCTTCTTCCCCACCAGCGGGCGCCCTCCCATGAGCGACACGTACGGGCGGTTCGCCATCTCGAAGACGAAGTCCGGCCCGCGCAGAACGGCGATCATCGCCGGCGCCTGCTGAAAGACGGTGCGCAGGCGCGCGCGCTCCAGGCCCAGCTCCCGGATCAGGCTCTCGCGCTCTTCCTGGGCGCGGCGCTCCGCGTCCACGTCGTCCAGCACCACGAGCGCGCTGGTGACGGCGCCGCGCGCGTCGCGCAGCGGCACGCCCGTGATCTGCACCCACGCGGGCGTGCCGTCGCCGCGCTGGTAGAGGTACTCGTCGGGCCCGGCGGGCTGGCCTGTGGCGAAGACGCGCGCAAGGGGAAACTCGTGCCCCTGCACCCTCCGCCCGTCGCGGTGGAAGGCCACCCAGCGGTCGTACTCCTCCACCCCCGCGGACTGCAGCACGGGGTGGCGCAGGATCTCCTCCAGGCGGCGGTTCCCCATCACGATGCGCCCGGTGGGTGCCTCGGCGATCAGGATGCCGACCGGCGCGTGGTCGATGATGGCCGCCAGGTGCGTCCGCTCGCGCGCCGTCTCCTCGTTGGCGTGCTGCAGCTCCTCGTTGCTTACCTCCAGCTCCACCTGCACCTCTTCCAT harbors:
- a CDS encoding response regulator, with amino-acid sequence MSDKLLNILLVEDDEVDVMNIRRAFKKGNISNPLFVAGNGLEALEMLRGDELPRTRRLVLLDLNMPRMNGIEFLRELRADPELSPTPVVVLTTSDAERDKVEAYNLHVAGYLLKPVTFSNFCETMASLNKYWALVEMP
- a CDS encoding PAS domain-containing protein; the encoded protein is MTELTPPRMADAPASDPDLYRRQLETVAENATLALFIMDEQQRCTYMNRAAEELTGFRLEELQGKELHYYIHHTRPDGSHYPLEECPIDQAFPQNMREQGEEVFVHKDGHLYPVSFTASPIRRDGVTVGTIIEARDITRERHEQREAEARAREAELTARIGTTLTRGGPLRQVLQGCAEAITEQLQAAFARIWTLDEAEQVLVLQASAGMYTHLDGPHGRVPVGAFKIGKIAQEAAPHLTNDVLTDERVGDKEWARREGMVSFAGYPLMVEGRVIGVIAMFARQTLSERTMAALASVADGIALAIDRARMEDARERLLGELRFERTRLAGAFQQAPAFIATLRGPDHVFEMANPIYAQLVGHRDVVGKPVREAIPEAAEQGFLELLDQVYGSGQAFVGNGVRIELQRTPGAPLEARYLNFVYQPLMEADGSVGGILVHGVDVTEQVETQRMMEEQAAELEAQKEELQLQALRMEEVQVELEVSNEELQHANEETARERTHLAAIIDHAPVGILIAEAPTGRIVMGNRRLEEILRHPVLQSAGVEEYDRWVAFHRDGRRVQGHEFPLARVFATGQPAGPDEYLYQRGDGTPAWVQITGVPLRDARGAVTSALVVLDDVDAERRAQEERESLIRELGLERARLRTVFQQAPAMIAVLRGPDFVFEMANRPYVSLMGGRPLVGKKLREAIPEVVEQGFIEMLNGVYATGEPHVGNETPALLDRTGQGKLEEGFFNFVFQALPDADGSVGGILIHAVDVTDQVHARQEVERKAQELARTARALETSNRELDQFAYVASHDLKAPLRGISNISTWIEEDLEGVVGPEVKEHLELLRGRVHRMEGLIEGILQYSRAGRMKERAVRVDTAELVEEVVELIAPPEGVRVEVAAGMPVVHTERLPLQQVFMNLIGNAVKYARGGAPLVRVESRESAEGMCEFAVIDNGPGIAPEYHERIFGIFQMLEARDKVEGTGIGLSIVKKLVESRGGRVWVESEEGAGSTFRFLWPQAHEESTGNE